The sequence CATCAGGAAGATATTACTCAAGGAGAAGCAAGCTCTTCTGCCGGAGCACTGCTTACAGAAGTTCACACTGTCATCAATAAAGGCGGCTTTGGACTTAGAGCGCTCTATGCAAAGTGGGATATTGATAATGACAGCTTTGAAACCGACGGATATGACGAGCAGAAAGGTGGTTACCTGGAAGCCTCATATAAATTCGGCAAGCATATTGGCATTTTTGCCCGCCGCAGTGAGTGGGACAATCAAGCTGGAAACTCTGTTGTCGATTCCGAGATGAAGCAAACAGACTTCGGTATCAACATCTGGCCTGATGAGAACGTTGTTATTAAATTTGATATACAGAACCAGGACACTGACAGTAATGAAACAGATGGTTATAACATCGGTGTAGGTTACCAGTTTTAATGGTGCCTTGCAGAAAAACATATATTGCCCTTCTTTCGGGTTTCTTCTGCCTTATAGCCTTAACGGCTTTTGCTCAGGAAACACTTCAACCTCAGGCTAACTTTATTAAAGAAGCCTTTGACGGTGCCACAGCCCAAAGAAAAGCCATGTGGATTACCAAAGATCTCCGCTCCGGTATCAAAAAGATACTGGGGCGTGATCTTGGTGTCTTAAGAGTTCGCTACTGGCAAAAAGGAGAGCGAACGGCCTGGATTCTTGAAGAGATTGGAAAAGAGGAACCGATTACAACAGCAGTGATTATCAATGAGGGGAAGATTGAGCAGGTAAAGGTGCTTGTCTATCGTGAAAGTCGTGGAGGAGAAGTTCAATATCCTTTTTTTACAAACCAGTTTAAAGGGCTCTTTTTAGATAAAAGGAAAGAGCTTTCCCA comes from Deltaproteobacteria bacterium and encodes:
- a CDS encoding FMN-binding protein, with the translated sequence MVPCRKTYIALLSGFFCLIALTAFAQETLQPQANFIKEAFDGATAQRKAMWITKDLRSGIKKILGRDLGVLRVRYWQKGERTAWILEEIGKEEPITTAVIINEGKIEQVKVLVYRESRGGEVQYPFFTNQFKGLFLDKRKELSHSIDGITGATLSVRALKKIAKLALYLDGAIAGSYEK